The proteins below come from a single Gimesia alba genomic window:
- a CDS encoding DUF1573 domain-containing protein, with the protein MKIPSSKLKVALSVYFGGVFIVAVIFFTTSLFGAPQIVAPQCEFKNIPAHETSKQKVTIHNPTGQPIQFIGAMVPCTLYGCASTEGLPITIPSGQSGSFSVLFKATAAGQFKTEIELYTDNPEQTVVHLQVRGNVKQSAESGK; encoded by the coding sequence ATGAAAATACCATCCAGCAAACTGAAGGTTGCCCTCTCTGTCTACTTTGGTGGTGTTTTCATTGTGGCAGTAATTTTCTTCACCACCTCTCTCTTTGGCGCGCCGCAGATTGTGGCTCCACAATGTGAATTCAAAAACATCCCCGCGCACGAGACATCAAAGCAGAAAGTGACTATCCATAATCCGACCGGCCAACCGATCCAATTCATCGGAGCGATGGTCCCCTGCACGCTTTACGGATGTGCTTCCACCGAAGGGCTACCGATTACCATTCCTAGTGGTCAGAGCGGCAGTTTTTCTGTGTTATTCAAAGCAACGGCAGCCGGTCAGTTCAAAACGGAAATTGAACTGTATACAGACAATCCCGAACAAACGGTCGTTCATTTACAGGTGCGCGGCAATGTAAAACAGAGCGCAGAATCAGGTAAGTGA
- a CDS encoding anthrax toxin lethal factor-related metalloendopeptidase has translation MLYHHPNLKWSHARLGLLTLFCVTLSLCGRLQAEDTPQFYDPVEQKIEGWTVDVDPQLLAPEHAEAGKSALAALANHLQRVKYIVPKERVAQLQEVRIWIDLKHAKLDRMQYHPSKGWLVANGHDPRLAKHVHIPVAGQLMARNMWAQHPYVVLHELAHAFHDQVLSFDQADIVATFNEAKEKGIYESVLVHTGKKVRHYGLNNHKEYFAESTEAYFGVNDFYPFVRAELQTHDPKMFELLVKIWGPVP, from the coding sequence ATGTTATATCACCACCCGAACTTAAAATGGTCGCACGCACGGCTTGGGTTATTGACTCTATTTTGCGTGACTCTGTCACTTTGCGGCCGGCTGCAGGCAGAAGACACGCCGCAGTTTTATGATCCGGTCGAACAGAAAATCGAGGGCTGGACGGTAGACGTCGATCCGCAGCTCCTCGCGCCCGAGCATGCCGAAGCGGGCAAAAGTGCATTGGCGGCTCTGGCGAATCATCTGCAACGGGTCAAGTACATTGTGCCGAAAGAACGTGTCGCACAGTTACAGGAGGTGCGGATCTGGATTGATTTGAAACACGCGAAACTGGACCGGATGCAGTATCACCCCAGCAAAGGCTGGTTGGTGGCCAACGGTCACGATCCCCGTCTGGCGAAGCACGTACACATCCCGGTCGCCGGACAACTCATGGCCCGCAACATGTGGGCGCAGCATCCGTATGTTGTGCTGCACGAACTGGCACACGCCTTTCACGATCAGGTGTTAAGTTTCGATCAGGCCGATATTGTCGCGACATTCAATGAAGCGAAAGAGAAAGGCATCTACGAGAGTGTGCTGGTGCATACCGGCAAAAAAGTACGGCACTACGGCTTAAACAATCACAAAGAATATTTTGCTGAATCAACCGAAGCCTACTTCGGCGTCAACGATTTCTACCCCTTCGTCCGCGCCGAACTGCAAACGCACGATCCAAAGATGTTCGAATTACTGGTGAAAATCTGGGGGCCGGTTCCGTAG
- a CDS encoding Rieske 2Fe-2S domain-containing protein has product MTDWIPLGAISEIDPGARKSYSIKGIDIAVFHVTDAEQPGAFYAIQDSCPHQGASLIEGEGCGTEVACPLHDWTFDVATGECHDFPEFPLTRYELKQESGVLLINASAFESEGTPQNLFLVRYGVMGWVDHFAGEADAAYAHRERVILETSRGEEVGEILSSVDLLEQTGTAAGTILREFTLTDQETLSRQEDVTTRVFQDCQTLIQERGMPTEIIDCEQLFDQQTVVLYYLGSRMPALEILAQELNANYAWRIVFHPVDETPAPSGCSSGGCGCDQK; this is encoded by the coding sequence ATGACAGACTGGATTCCACTGGGAGCAATTTCCGAAATTGACCCCGGTGCGCGTAAATCATATTCGATCAAAGGCATCGACATTGCCGTGTTTCATGTCACTGACGCAGAACAACCGGGCGCGTTTTATGCGATTCAGGATTCCTGTCCGCATCAGGGTGCTTCGCTAATTGAAGGCGAGGGCTGTGGAACGGAAGTCGCCTGTCCGTTGCACGACTGGACCTTCGATGTCGCGACAGGAGAATGCCACGACTTTCCGGAATTTCCTTTGACCCGCTATGAGCTCAAACAGGAATCGGGCGTACTCTTAATCAACGCTTCTGCGTTTGAATCAGAGGGGACTCCGCAAAATCTGTTTCTGGTCCGTTATGGCGTCATGGGCTGGGTCGATCATTTCGCGGGTGAAGCGGACGCTGCTTATGCGCATCGTGAACGCGTCATTTTAGAAACCAGTCGCGGCGAAGAAGTTGGCGAGATTCTTTCGTCCGTTGATTTGCTGGAACAAACGGGGACCGCCGCCGGTACGATTCTGCGTGAATTCACCCTGACAGACCAGGAGACACTTTCTCGCCAGGAAGATGTCACCACCCGTGTTTTTCAGGATTGTCAAACCCTGATTCAAGAGCGGGGGATGCCGACGGAAATCATTGACTGCGAACAATTATTTGATCAGCAAACGGTCGTGCTGTATTATCTGGGAAGCAGGATGCCCGCCTTAGAAATTCTTGCGCAGGAACTAAACGCCAATTACGCCTGGCGAATTGTATTTCATCCCGTCGACGAAACACCCGCGCCATCGGGCTGTTCCAGCGGCGGATGTGGATGCGATCAAAAATGA
- a CDS encoding DUF1501 domain-containing protein, with product MMNVSKKCNGITRRNCLQLGLGAMTGLGMVDLLRLRAEAKGTASPNPKATAKSVILIWMDGGPSHYETFDPKPEAPVEIRGEFNPISTNVPGVQFSQHMTRLASIFDKYSVIRSIRHNQGNHGAGNHYMMTGAPPRIPVGCGAFVSFHPSMGSVVAHQKPTTNNLPAYFSMPRMSRSGGPNFLGAKYAPFVMSDNPNSSNFRVRDLALPSGLSDARYQTRRDLRAQVDQLKRIKDKVAGDPVMNLDEYYEQGYSLVASTEAQKAFEIDRESDELRDKYGRNSFGQRALLARRLTEAGVPFITLYEGGWDNHGSLFKTFNGRMPAFENTIATLIEDLDERGLLDTTMVLALGEFGRTPKINPGGGRDHWSNAMSVLMAGGGTPGGLALGATDKAGYSAVERVLSPENFVSTIYTKMGIDPDKVLYTPEGRPSHLVSDPTPIPELFA from the coding sequence ATGATGAACGTTTCAAAAAAATGCAATGGAATCACCCGAAGGAATTGCCTGCAACTGGGCCTGGGTGCCATGACCGGTCTGGGCATGGTCGATCTGTTACGATTGCGCGCTGAAGCGAAAGGTACCGCATCGCCCAATCCGAAAGCGACTGCTAAAAGTGTGATCCTGATCTGGATGGATGGCGGGCCATCGCACTATGAAACCTTCGACCCCAAACCTGAAGCACCGGTCGAAATTCGTGGCGAATTCAACCCGATCTCGACTAACGTACCCGGCGTGCAGTTTTCACAACATATGACGCGACTGGCTTCGATCTTTGACAAATATTCGGTCATCCGTTCCATTCGTCATAACCAGGGCAACCATGGTGCCGGCAACCATTACATGATGACCGGTGCCCCGCCACGGATTCCGGTGGGCTGTGGTGCGTTCGTCAGCTTCCATCCCAGCATGGGCTCGGTTGTCGCACATCAGAAACCAACGACCAACAATCTGCCGGCTTACTTTTCGATGCCACGCATGTCGCGTTCCGGCGGACCGAACTTCCTGGGAGCCAAGTATGCACCCTTTGTCATGTCCGACAATCCCAACTCATCTAACTTCCGCGTACGTGACCTGGCTCTCCCCAGCGGCTTGAGCGACGCACGCTATCAGACCCGACGTGATTTAAGGGCGCAGGTCGATCAGCTGAAACGCATCAAGGATAAAGTCGCCGGCGATCCAGTGATGAACCTGGATGAATACTACGAGCAAGGCTACAGTCTGGTGGCGTCAACGGAAGCGCAAAAAGCATTTGAAATCGACCGCGAGTCGGACGAGCTGCGAGACAAGTATGGCCGCAATTCATTCGGACAACGTGCTCTACTCGCCCGTCGTCTGACGGAAGCCGGTGTGCCCTTCATCACATTATATGAAGGAGGCTGGGACAATCACGGCAGCCTGTTCAAAACGTTTAATGGCAGAATGCCCGCATTTGAGAATACCATTGCGACGCTGATCGAAGACTTGGACGAGCGCGGCCTGTTAGATACGACGATGGTGCTCGCACTGGGTGAATTCGGGCGAACTCCGAAAATCAATCCGGGCGGTGGTCGCGATCACTGGTCGAATGCGATGTCTGTCTTGATGGCCGGCGGTGGAACTCCCGGCGGTTTGGCTCTGGGAGCAACCGACAAAGCCGGTTACTCTGCGGTCGAACGTGTGCTCTCCCCTGAAAACTTTGTCTCGACCATTTACACCAAAATGGGTATCGACCCCGACAAAGTCCTGTATACGCCGGAAGGTCGTCCTTCGCACCTTGTCAGCGATCCAACACCAATTCCGGAACTGTTTGCTTAG
- a CDS encoding PPC domain-containing protein, producing the protein MFSTAQILPAVLAFSVAFSLSVSSSAAPPSVKYLSPAGGQVGQKVDVSVDKTLGTQPVSVWTSAPGLKVEIPAKPAKGKEKQFSIQIDPSAKPGLYWLRFHNAEGASGIRPFLVGTLAEQAEAEPNEKLSEAQKVELPSATINGVLAKSGDVDTYQVSLKKGQTLIASQTANEQLGSPMDPVLQILNHRGTVLSQIDDTLWYDPRIVFTAPADGTYYIRTFAFPADPNSTIRFAGAASYIYRLTLTTGPFIDHSLPLAWHPSTAKPVALDGWNLPENLKTLMPSVMESNESALLSAPQLGNVLTIPMSTTPVVLETKATQEEAGQQLTLPTTVTGKIAEPEEIDVYRFTAKKGEKLSFKVDSHMLGYPLDTHMKLFDAKGKLLKEIDDPKRNDFDARLDYTIPADGEYRLQMTDRFQHGGFRYVYLLSILPTEADFSLQAANEQYTLTAGDKPLEIDVTIDRQSPRFNDDIEVSIAGLPEGVTCEPVVSKVKDKGGKSVKLKLEAKKGFVFQGPLVIQGTSVKDKSKQHTATAVIKGISPKRNTARPKPDLELPYLWLTIKKK; encoded by the coding sequence ATGTTTTCCACCGCTCAGATTCTGCCCGCTGTTCTCGCATTCTCAGTTGCCTTCAGTCTCTCTGTATCATCCAGTGCGGCACCGCCCAGCGTGAAGTATCTCAGTCCTGCGGGGGGACAAGTCGGCCAGAAGGTAGACGTCAGTGTCGACAAGACTCTGGGAACTCAGCCGGTTTCGGTCTGGACGTCGGCTCCCGGCTTGAAAGTCGAGATCCCTGCGAAACCCGCCAAAGGCAAAGAGAAGCAGTTTTCGATACAAATCGATCCCAGTGCCAAACCCGGTCTCTACTGGCTGCGATTTCATAACGCTGAAGGCGCCTCGGGAATTCGTCCGTTCCTGGTCGGCACACTGGCCGAACAGGCTGAAGCCGAGCCCAACGAAAAACTATCAGAGGCCCAGAAGGTCGAGTTGCCCAGTGCAACCATTAATGGTGTGCTTGCCAAAAGTGGTGATGTCGACACCTATCAGGTTTCCCTCAAAAAAGGTCAGACCCTGATTGCTTCACAGACCGCCAACGAACAATTGGGTTCGCCCATGGATCCGGTGTTGCAGATACTCAATCACCGCGGCACCGTGCTCTCGCAGATCGATGATACACTCTGGTACGATCCACGGATTGTATTCACCGCTCCCGCTGACGGTACCTATTACATTCGCACGTTCGCCTTTCCTGCCGACCCCAACAGCACGATTCGCTTTGCCGGCGCTGCGTCTTACATTTATCGACTCACCCTGACGACGGGACCGTTTATCGATCACAGTCTGCCGCTGGCCTGGCATCCCTCTACAGCCAAACCGGTCGCACTGGACGGCTGGAATCTGCCCGAGAATCTGAAAACGTTAATGCCGTCTGTGATGGAATCAAACGAAAGTGCCCTGCTCAGTGCTCCACAATTGGGGAATGTTTTGACGATTCCCATGAGTACCACCCCGGTCGTGTTGGAGACGAAAGCAACACAGGAAGAGGCAGGACAACAGTTGACGCTGCCAACGACCGTTACTGGTAAGATCGCAGAGCCGGAAGAGATTGACGTCTATCGTTTCACCGCGAAAAAGGGCGAGAAACTTTCGTTCAAAGTCGATTCCCATATGTTGGGTTATCCGTTGGATACCCACATGAAACTCTTCGACGCGAAAGGAAAACTGCTGAAAGAGATCGACGACCCGAAACGCAATGATTTCGACGCGCGCCTGGATTATACGATTCCCGCCGATGGCGAATATCGACTGCAAATGACTGACCGTTTCCAGCATGGCGGCTTTCGCTATGTGTATCTGCTGTCGATTCTGCCAACGGAAGCTGATTTCTCCCTGCAGGCAGCCAATGAGCAATACACGCTGACTGCCGGCGACAAGCCATTGGAGATCGACGTCACGATCGACAGACAGAGCCCCCGCTTCAACGACGACATCGAAGTCAGCATCGCCGGTCTTCCGGAAGGGGTGACCTGCGAGCCCGTAGTTTCCAAAGTGAAAGACAAAGGAGGCAAGTCGGTCAAACTGAAGCTGGAAGCCAAGAAAGGCTTCGTCTTTCAAGGTCCGTTAGTCATTCAGGGAACCAGCGTGAAAGACAAATCAAAACAGCATACCGCAACGGCCGTCATTAAAGGCATCAGTCCCAAACGCAACACCGCAAGACCCAAACCCGATCTCGAACTCCCCTACCTGTGGCTGACGATCAAGAAGAAGTAA
- a CDS encoding DUF1549 domain-containing protein, with protein sequence MKSLVYQYLGCLILLSALPAQAAEAPPKSSLSVYPAKVQLTGNRSRQQLLISGTQKKQTIDLTRDVKFQSDQPSVIQVDQAGVIHPLSNGSATVTVSDGAQSVKVPVEVKDFDKQPLIDFERDIHPMFSRFHCNGGSCHGKQRGQGGFQLSMFAFDPEFDYAALTKESRGRRASPLAPDQSLVLLKGAGKVPHGGGKKLPENSDYYRLMEQWIAEGATRAVADTPKLVKISAYPTERIMRPKTKQQMVVTAHYSDGSTRDVTDLAEFMSSESVYVSVNEQGLVTAGSLMGEASIMARYMGNFASFSVTIPSKYSVPDDYYTKLPRNNFIDGLVWDKLKKYGLKPSEPVDDATYLRRVSIDVIGRTPTAEEARAFLQDPSPNKRERLVDYLLEQPEYGDHWANKWADLLRPNPYHVGIKTVLNYDAWIRQSFHQNKPLDQFTRELLTAKGGTWHNGAVTMFRDRRKPEELTTIVSQLFLGIRLSCAQCHHHPSEVWGQDDFYSFAAYFAKIGRKGRGISAPISGSEEMVFTANSGSVKHPLTNEVLEPRPLFGEVPEIKPNQDPRDILADWIISPQNHFFAEVSANRIWADLMGRGIVEPIDDFRESNPPTNAPLIKALGKQFRDQKFDMKQFIKTIVTSHVYSLSALPNETNVGDTRNYSRHYRQRLRAEVLVDSVSELIGVPETFSAMPAGSTAKQLWTHRVSSVFLDSFGRPDPNQDPPCERTTDTTVVQVLHMMNSRDMYSRIQSKNGNSAKWAKSKMTPDQIVEEIYLTAYSRYPTIEEKRLGRSLFEEEGANRQQVIEDLMWALLNTPEYLFKN encoded by the coding sequence ATGAAATCTCTAGTCTATCAGTATCTTGGTTGTCTGATTCTGCTTTCCGCTCTCCCTGCGCAAGCAGCCGAGGCACCTCCGAAATCATCCTTGAGCGTGTATCCTGCAAAAGTGCAGTTAACAGGAAACCGATCTCGGCAACAACTGCTGATTTCCGGGACGCAAAAGAAACAAACCATTGATCTGACCCGCGATGTGAAATTTCAGTCGGATCAACCTTCGGTGATTCAGGTCGATCAGGCCGGAGTGATTCATCCGCTTTCCAATGGCTCGGCGACAGTGACCGTTTCCGATGGTGCGCAGAGTGTCAAAGTTCCCGTTGAAGTCAAAGACTTTGACAAACAGCCTTTGATTGATTTCGAACGCGATATCCATCCGATGTTTTCCCGCTTTCACTGTAACGGCGGTTCCTGTCACGGGAAGCAACGTGGTCAGGGCGGCTTCCAGTTATCGATGTTTGCCTTCGATCCCGAATTCGATTACGCCGCACTGACGAAAGAATCACGCGGACGACGCGCGTCTCCACTCGCGCCGGACCAAAGTCTGGTGCTACTCAAAGGGGCCGGTAAAGTTCCACATGGCGGGGGCAAAAAGCTGCCGGAAAACAGCGATTACTATCGGCTCATGGAACAGTGGATTGCCGAAGGTGCTACACGTGCTGTCGCTGATACACCGAAGCTGGTGAAAATCTCGGCATATCCGACCGAGCGAATCATGCGGCCCAAAACAAAACAGCAAATGGTGGTGACCGCGCATTACAGCGATGGTTCCACCCGCGACGTTACTGATCTGGCCGAATTCATGTCGAGCGAAAGCGTTTATGTTTCCGTTAACGAACAAGGTCTGGTGACCGCGGGTTCTCTGATGGGCGAGGCCTCGATCATGGCCCGCTATATGGGAAATTTTGCTTCGTTCAGCGTGACGATTCCTTCTAAATATTCGGTTCCCGACGACTATTATACGAAGTTGCCTCGCAACAATTTTATTGATGGACTGGTCTGGGACAAACTCAAAAAATATGGCCTGAAACCTTCAGAGCCGGTCGATGATGCAACTTACTTGCGTCGCGTTTCCATTGACGTTATTGGCCGTACGCCGACGGCGGAAGAAGCCCGCGCGTTTCTGCAGGATCCTTCTCCAAATAAACGCGAGCGTCTGGTGGACTATCTGCTCGAACAACCGGAGTACGGTGATCACTGGGCCAATAAGTGGGCCGATCTCTTGCGCCCCAATCCGTATCATGTGGGTATCAAGACTGTGCTGAATTATGATGCCTGGATTCGGCAATCATTTCACCAGAACAAGCCCCTCGATCAGTTCACGCGTGAATTACTGACTGCCAAAGGCGGGACGTGGCACAACGGTGCGGTCACCATGTTCCGCGATCGTCGAAAACCCGAAGAACTTACCACAATCGTCAGCCAACTCTTCCTGGGAATTCGCTTGAGCTGTGCCCAGTGTCATCATCATCCCTCCGAAGTCTGGGGCCAGGATGATTTCTACAGTTTTGCTGCTTACTTCGCCAAAATTGGTCGCAAAGGCCGTGGAATCTCGGCACCGATTTCAGGCTCGGAAGAAATGGTCTTTACCGCAAATTCCGGTAGTGTGAAACACCCGTTGACAAACGAAGTGCTGGAGCCGCGACCTCTGTTTGGTGAAGTACCCGAAATCAAACCGAATCAGGATCCTCGCGATATTCTGGCGGATTGGATTATCTCGCCTCAGAATCATTTCTTCGCCGAAGTCAGCGCGAACCGCATCTGGGCCGATCTGATGGGACGCGGCATCGTCGAACCGATTGACGATTTTCGGGAAAGTAATCCCCCCACGAATGCACCGCTGATCAAGGCACTGGGAAAACAGTTCCGCGATCAGAAATTCGATATGAAACAATTTATCAAGACGATTGTGACTTCGCACGTTTACAGCTTGAGTGCTCTGCCCAATGAAACCAATGTGGGTGACACGCGAAATTACTCACGACATTATCGTCAACGTCTGCGTGCCGAGGTGCTCGTGGACAGTGTGAGCGAATTGATCGGCGTCCCGGAAACATTCTCGGCAATGCCCGCAGGTTCCACTGCGAAACAACTCTGGACCCACCGCGTGAGCTCGGTCTTCCTCGATTCATTTGGTCGTCCCGATCCGAATCAGGATCCACCTTGCGAACGGACTACAGATACCACAGTCGTGCAGGTGTTGCATATGATGAACTCGCGCGACATGTATTCCCGCATTCAATCGAAAAATGGAAATAGTGCAAAATGGGCGAAAAGCAAAATGACGCCCGATCAAATAGTCGAAGAAATTTATCTGACAGCATATTCACGTTATCCGACCATTGAAGAAAAACGACTGGGACGCTCCCTGTTCGAAGAGGAAGGAGCGAATCGACAACAGGTCATCGAAGACCTGATGTGGGCTCTGCTCAATACACCGGAATACCTTTTCAAGAACTAA
- a CDS encoding dipeptidase has translation MSNSINRRSFLGTSLAATGLGAAAASSLSAAEKQAGTESTTSAKPKPIQNEKILHARKVALDILKPTPKQLEHGLQLHADSLVFDSYGFAPRAAIDGDKLAAAINANASTAELQDLREDMGMTRCVTDPAEQREFKEAFDASGVTCIFQNAGEEGQDPLRLIKRLARFTFTTDMLADFVPKAVTPDDIVQAKKEGRHCLYLTGNGVPLTQQWETTTDEMKYMRIFFQLGIRMMHMTYNRRNMLGDGCAEPANAGLSDFGRTVVGEMNRLGIIPDVAHSGWQTSLETALVSEKPVVASHTTCASLHHHIRSKPDNVIKAIVDTGGLIGICCIPRYLGGSGDINRLLDHIDYVVKKYGIDHIAIGTDVAYSSRNGALESKKVPKAPRSRTPWRSLWPPDSFRTTPEMSTSVSWTNWPLFTVGLVQRGYSDADIQKIIGGNMLRVCQESIS, from the coding sequence ATGAGCAACTCGATCAACCGTCGTTCGTTTCTGGGAACTTCTCTGGCCGCCACAGGTTTGGGAGCTGCCGCGGCTTCCTCGCTCTCAGCGGCGGAAAAGCAAGCAGGCACTGAGTCTACTACCTCTGCGAAACCAAAGCCGATCCAGAACGAGAAAATTCTGCACGCACGCAAAGTGGCCCTGGATATTCTGAAACCGACGCCGAAGCAACTGGAGCACGGTTTGCAGCTCCATGCTGATTCACTGGTCTTTGATTCTTACGGCTTTGCGCCACGGGCCGCCATTGACGGCGACAAACTGGCAGCTGCCATCAACGCGAATGCCTCCACAGCAGAACTGCAGGACCTCAGGGAAGACATGGGGATGACGCGCTGCGTAACCGACCCCGCGGAACAACGCGAGTTCAAAGAAGCCTTCGATGCGTCAGGCGTGACCTGTATCTTTCAGAACGCCGGCGAAGAAGGGCAGGACCCGCTGCGACTGATCAAACGGCTGGCGCGGTTCACGTTTACCACGGACATGCTTGCCGATTTTGTACCCAAAGCGGTGACTCCCGATGACATCGTGCAGGCGAAAAAAGAGGGTCGCCACTGTTTATACCTGACCGGTAACGGCGTTCCTCTCACTCAACAGTGGGAAACTACAACCGATGAAATGAAATACATGCGGATCTTCTTCCAACTGGGAATTCGAATGATGCATATGACGTACAACCGCCGCAACATGCTGGGCGATGGTTGTGCTGAACCGGCGAACGCCGGACTAAGTGACTTTGGCCGGACGGTCGTTGGCGAAATGAACCGATTGGGAATTATTCCGGACGTCGCACATTCCGGCTGGCAAACCAGTCTGGAAACGGCGCTGGTTTCCGAAAAACCGGTCGTCGCCAGTCACACCACCTGTGCCAGCCTGCATCATCACATTCGTAGCAAGCCGGATAATGTCATCAAAGCCATTGTCGATACGGGCGGCTTGATCGGCATCTGCTGTATTCCCCGTTACCTGGGAGGCAGCGGCGATATCAATCGGCTGCTGGATCATATCGACTACGTTGTAAAAAAATACGGAATCGATCATATCGCCATTGGCACGGACGTCGCTTATTCCTCGCGGAATGGCGCGCTTGAGAGTAAAAAAGTACCCAAAGCACCACGTTCGCGAACTCCCTGGCGCAGTTTGTGGCCACCTGACAGCTTCCGTACAACCCCAGAAATGAGCACCAGCGTTTCCTGGACCAACTGGCCTTTGTTTACCGTGGGTCTGGTTCAACGCGGCTACTCTGACGCGGACATTCAGAAAATTATCGGCGGCAATATGCTGCGAGTCTGTCAGGAATCGATCTCCTGA
- a CDS encoding 5' nucleotidase, NT5C type has product MAVRHILLDMDGVISDFMGAILELHGQAHLAENWPEGESDYAGVLGMTKDEFWKPVDSIGGRFWKEFPPYPWLNELHSLIKQTAPFTISTSPSRSAACASAKVEWLRQHFNEPLFMDFMIGTQKYLLAKPDVVLIDDQHKNVDRFREHGGQAILFPQAWNANYAIRDKVGYVKSELERLQKTL; this is encoded by the coding sequence ATGGCTGTGCGACATATCTTACTGGACATGGATGGCGTCATCTCTGATTTTATGGGCGCGATTCTGGAGTTGCACGGTCAGGCGCATCTGGCCGAGAACTGGCCTGAGGGAGAGTCTGATTACGCCGGCGTGCTGGGGATGACCAAAGATGAATTCTGGAAACCCGTCGATTCCATTGGCGGCCGCTTCTGGAAAGAGTTTCCCCCGTATCCCTGGTTGAATGAGTTGCATTCGCTTATCAAACAGACGGCTCCCTTTACCATCAGTACCTCTCCCAGCCGCAGTGCAGCCTGTGCTTCGGCTAAGGTAGAATGGCTCAGGCAGCACTTTAACGAGCCTCTGTTTATGGACTTTATGATTGGAACACAGAAGTATCTACTAGCGAAACCGGATGTCGTGTTGATTGATGATCAGCATAAAAACGTGGATCGATTTCGCGAACATGGCGGCCAGGCGATTCTGTTTCCACAAGCCTGGAATGCGAATTATGCGATTAGAGACAAGGTCGGATACGTCAAATCAGAGCTGGAAAGACTGCAGAAAACGCTCTGA
- a CDS encoding alpha/beta hydrolase, translating to MNTKSQSAWKRWLPWLVPLPRGMFDKPQTGKQMLVYYLWRVSAFYVLLLILLMLAQRWLIYQPTRVTSLSVDLTNSPFGVIHEISTKTEDGLDLKGWHFLAGQVACHDRAGCDAELAKGRPVVILLHGNGGNRLHRVETCRLLASLNLHVFAFDYRGYAENPGSPSQAGLLNDARAFWKYAVRDRKVDPSRIILMGESLGGGVATLLASELCQQKTPPAGLMLRSTFSSMADAASFHYPWVPVSWLLWDQYPSQSVISNVVCPVLVIHGTKDQIVPHSLGKKLFDAASPASTTGIPKQMVSIEQGSHNGLIYEARGTLTTAYAQFSQQIFAPTSAE from the coding sequence ATGAATACGAAATCACAATCAGCTTGGAAACGTTGGCTGCCGTGGCTGGTCCCCTTACCACGCGGGATGTTTGATAAACCACAAACCGGGAAACAAATGCTCGTTTATTATCTCTGGCGGGTGTCCGCATTTTATGTACTCCTGCTGATTCTGTTGATGCTTGCACAACGCTGGCTCATCTATCAACCCACGCGGGTCACCTCTTTATCCGTCGATCTGACCAATTCCCCCTTCGGTGTGATACATGAGATTTCCACCAAAACGGAAGACGGTCTCGATCTGAAAGGCTGGCATTTTCTGGCAGGGCAAGTCGCCTGTCATGATCGAGCAGGCTGTGACGCGGAACTGGCGAAAGGACGTCCGGTCGTGATCCTGCTCCACGGTAATGGCGGAAACCGTCTGCACCGCGTCGAGACTTGTCGTCTGTTGGCCAGTCTCAATCTGCATGTGTTTGCCTTCGACTATCGCGGCTATGCGGAAAATCCGGGGAGCCCCAGTCAGGCCGGTTTACTCAACGACGCCCGCGCTTTCTGGAAGTACGCCGTCCGCGATCGCAAGGTCGATCCATCCCGAATTATTCTGATGGGAGAATCGCTGGGAGGCGGCGTCGCAACGTTACTCGCCAGCGAACTCTGCCAACAGAAGACGCCCCCCGCGGGGCTGATGCTGCGTTCCACATTCAGCTCGATGGCCGATGCCGCCTCGTTTCATTATCCCTGGGTGCCCGTTTCCTGGTTGCTCTGGGATCAGTATCCGAGCCAGTCTGTGATTTCCAATGTGGTCTGTCCGGTGCTCGTCATTCATGGCACGAAAGACCAGATCGTTCCTCATTCACTGGGGAAAAAACTGTTCGACGCTGCCTCCCCGGCCTCCACGACCGGCATCCCCAAACAGATGGTCTCGATCGAGCAGGGCAGCCATAACGGTTTAATCTACGAGGCGCGAGGCACACTCACCACGGCTTACGCGCAATTCTCACAACAAATATTCGCACCGACGTCCGCTGAATAA